A region from the Microcella frigidaquae genome encodes:
- a CDS encoding DEAD/DEAH box helicase, which translates to MTDAAGRSGADAGPSPAERYAAQRALQRLPRLRAFRDTLSIELDPFQQAACAALEQGRSVLVAAPTGAGKTIVAEFAVFLAMFDPRAKIFYTAPMKALSNQKYNELVAQYGPSEVGLLTGDTNINATARIVVMTTEVLRNMLYADSALLTDLQYVVMDEVHYLADRFRGAVWEEVIIHLPLPVRLISLSATVSNAEEFGDWLQAVRGDTDVIVSETRPVPLEQHVLVRSKLVDLFDSSGQAATNRVNPELVQLARAGGHTPHRGRQHHPRRWEKRPGGDGRLERAEVAMLLAQRNLLPAIFFIFSRAGCDGAVRQLLRSGIKLTESWEREEIRQIVEERCRTLRDDDLAVLGYWEWLDGLQRGVAAHHAGLLPAFKEVVEELFQRKLLKVVFATETLALGINMPARTVVLEKLEKFNGEARVPITPGEYTQLTGRAGRRGIDVEGHAVIQWTGGLDPQAVASLASRRTYPLNSSFRPTYNMAVNLIEQFGRQRTREILESSFAQFQADRAVVDLARTVRKQQESLEGYARSMQCHLGDFTEYSALRRELSDLERERARVGEQGGRAERDRRQRQIEGVRRRMRKHPCHGCADREAHARWAERWWRLKRESDKVSRQIRGRTGAVAQVFDRVTEVLGELGYLEKDEHGRTGLTADGRALRRIYGERDLLVAESLRRGYWNDLDAPALAAMACAIVFEARRDDGQAPEYALPRGPFRIALERTQLLWAELDDLEREHRLPGSDPLATTLALPMHQWASGKSLEVVLRESGLAAGDFVRWCKQTIDLLDQMSLVADGPVGRTARRALDAVRRGIVAYSSVA; encoded by the coding sequence ATGACTGACGCGGCGGGTCGCAGCGGGGCGGATGCGGGCCCCAGCCCGGCCGAGCGCTACGCCGCGCAGCGCGCGCTGCAGAGGCTGCCCCGCCTCCGGGCCTTCCGCGACACGCTGAGCATCGAGCTCGACCCTTTCCAGCAGGCGGCCTGCGCGGCGCTCGAGCAGGGTCGCAGCGTGCTGGTGGCGGCGCCCACCGGTGCCGGCAAGACGATCGTGGCCGAGTTCGCCGTCTTCCTGGCGATGTTCGACCCGCGGGCGAAGATCTTCTACACGGCGCCGATGAAGGCGCTCAGCAACCAGAAGTACAACGAGCTCGTCGCCCAGTACGGGCCGAGCGAGGTCGGCCTGCTCACGGGCGACACCAACATCAACGCGACCGCGCGCATCGTCGTCATGACGACCGAGGTGCTGCGCAACATGCTCTACGCCGACTCGGCGCTGCTCACCGACCTGCAGTACGTCGTCATGGACGAGGTGCACTACCTCGCCGACCGCTTCCGCGGTGCCGTGTGGGAGGAAGTGATCATCCACCTGCCGCTGCCGGTGCGCCTGATCTCGCTCAGCGCGACCGTGTCGAACGCCGAGGAGTTCGGCGACTGGCTGCAGGCCGTGCGCGGCGACACCGACGTGATCGTCAGCGAGACCCGACCGGTGCCGCTCGAGCAGCATGTGCTCGTGCGCTCGAAGCTCGTCGATCTCTTCGACTCCAGCGGGCAGGCGGCGACGAACCGTGTCAACCCCGAGCTCGTGCAGCTCGCCCGCGCGGGCGGGCACACGCCGCACCGCGGCCGCCAGCACCACCCTCGGCGGTGGGAGAAGCGGCCGGGCGGCGACGGCCGCCTGGAGCGCGCCGAGGTGGCGATGCTGCTCGCGCAGCGCAACCTGCTGCCGGCGATCTTCTTCATCTTCTCCCGCGCCGGCTGCGACGGCGCGGTGCGCCAGCTGCTGCGCTCGGGCATCAAACTCACTGAGTCGTGGGAGCGCGAGGAGATCCGCCAGATCGTCGAGGAGCGCTGCCGCACGCTGCGCGACGACGACCTCGCCGTGCTCGGCTACTGGGAGTGGCTCGACGGCCTGCAGCGCGGCGTCGCCGCGCACCACGCGGGGCTGCTGCCGGCCTTCAAGGAGGTCGTCGAGGAGCTCTTCCAGCGGAAGCTGCTCAAGGTCGTCTTCGCGACCGAGACGCTCGCGCTCGGCATCAACATGCCCGCGCGCACGGTCGTGCTCGAGAAGCTGGAGAAGTTCAACGGCGAGGCGCGCGTGCCGATCACGCCGGGGGAGTACACGCAGCTCACCGGCCGCGCCGGCCGCCGCGGCATCGACGTCGAGGGCCACGCCGTCATCCAGTGGACGGGCGGGCTCGACCCGCAGGCCGTCGCGAGCCTCGCCTCCCGCCGCACGTACCCGCTGAACTCGAGCTTCCGGCCCACGTACAACATGGCCGTCAACCTCATCGAGCAGTTCGGGCGCCAGCGCACGCGCGAGATCCTGGAGAGCTCGTTCGCGCAGTTCCAGGCCGACCGCGCCGTCGTCGACCTCGCCCGCACCGTGCGCAAGCAGCAGGAGTCGCTCGAGGGCTACGCCCGCAGCATGCAGTGCCACCTCGGCGACTTCACAGAGTACTCGGCGCTGCGCCGCGAGCTCAGCGACCTCGAGCGCGAGCGCGCCCGGGTGGGCGAGCAGGGCGGTCGCGCCGAGCGCGATCGTCGGCAGCGGCAGATCGAGGGCGTGCGGCGGCGCATGCGCAAGCACCCCTGCCACGGCTGCGCCGACCGCGAGGCGCACGCCCGCTGGGCCGAGCGCTGGTGGCGTCTCAAGCGCGAGAGCGACAAGGTGAGCCGGCAGATCCGCGGTCGCACGGGCGCCGTCGCGCAGGTCTTCGACCGCGTCACCGAGGTGCTCGGCGAGCTCGGCTACCTCGAGAAGGACGAGCACGGTCGCACGGGCCTCACCGCCGACGGCCGCGCGCTGCGGCGCATCTACGGCGAGCGCGACCTGCTCGTGGCCGAGAGCCTGCGCCGCGGCTACTGGAACGACCTCGACGCCCCCGCCCTCGCCGCGATGGCGTGCGCGATCGTGTTCGAGGCCCGGCGCGATGACGGGCAGGCCCCCGAGTACGCCCTGCCGCGCGGCCCGTTCCGCATCGCGCTCGAGCGCACCCAGCTGCTGTGGGCCGAGCTCGACGACCTGGAGCGCGAGCACCGCCTGCCCGGCTCCGACCCGCTCGCGACGACGCTCGCGCTGCCCATGCACCAGTGGGCGAGCGGCAAGAGCCTCGAGGTCGTGCTGCGCGAGTCCGGCCTCGCCGCGGGCGACTTCGTGCGCTGGTGCAAGCAGACGATCGACCTCCTCGACCAGATGTCGCTCGTCGCCGACGGGCCGGTGGGGCGCACGGCGCGCCGAGCCCTCGACGCGGTGCGCCGCGGCATCGTCGCCTACAGCTCGGTGGCGTGA
- the lnt gene encoding apolipoprotein N-acyltransferase yields the protein MDAPTRPREAGPSLAAPPLALAAPAPAGPRLGVALLAAALGGWTMDLGFPDRGWWPLTIVGTALVLWSLRGRSIGGALLVGAVAGFTFYGVLIEWLTVYLGIVPWLALTLAQVFFVALGAVPIALAWRWMPVAFPGVAGRLLLTPVAIAGLWTAREGISNVWPWGGFAWGRLAISQSEGPLAHWAAWIGMSGLSFLLALLAAVLAAVAIERRTPVASRAVLVSGLAATMLVWPAFPTVTSGTVRVGAVQGNSQTGLFAQYEPGDILQDHLDATLPLYELDEPLDVVVWPENSSDLDPLRSDYAAAALDSVSTRLGAPVVVGTITADGDETFNSVLLWREGEGAVDQYDKIHPVPFAEYLPEREFFYPLAPDLFDLVPRDYSIGQRDTVLELDGVIAGVAICYDIVDDDLLARMIDEGATVLFAPTNNADFGRTDQALQQLSIARLRAIESGRSVVQASTVGSSAIIAPDGSTIDELPRFEPGVMVQEVPLSDVITPAHALGRTLEWFVCLLGASALLLAGLAVRGTRGRRA from the coding sequence ATGGATGCTCCCACCCGCCCGCGCGAGGCCGGACCGTCACTCGCCGCCCCGCCGCTCGCGCTCGCCGCGCCCGCCCCGGCCGGGCCGCGACTCGGCGTCGCCCTGCTCGCCGCCGCCCTCGGCGGCTGGACGATGGATCTCGGGTTCCCCGACCGCGGCTGGTGGCCGCTGACGATCGTCGGCACCGCGCTCGTGCTGTGGAGCCTGCGCGGCCGCTCGATCGGCGGCGCCCTGCTCGTCGGTGCGGTCGCCGGCTTCACCTTCTACGGCGTGCTCATCGAGTGGCTGACGGTGTACCTCGGCATCGTGCCGTGGCTCGCGCTGACGCTCGCGCAGGTCTTCTTCGTCGCGCTCGGCGCCGTGCCGATCGCGCTCGCCTGGCGGTGGATGCCCGTGGCCTTCCCCGGCGTCGCCGGCCGCCTGCTGCTCACCCCCGTCGCGATCGCGGGGCTGTGGACGGCGCGCGAGGGCATCTCGAACGTGTGGCCGTGGGGCGGCTTCGCGTGGGGGAGGCTCGCGATCTCGCAGTCGGAGGGCCCGCTCGCGCACTGGGCCGCGTGGATCGGCATGTCCGGGCTCAGCTTCCTCCTGGCCCTCCTCGCTGCGGTGCTCGCGGCCGTCGCGATCGAGCGGCGCACGCCCGTCGCGTCGCGCGCCGTGCTCGTCTCGGGCCTCGCGGCGACGATGCTCGTCTGGCCGGCGTTCCCGACGGTCACGAGCGGCACCGTGCGCGTGGGCGCGGTGCAGGGCAACTCCCAGACGGGGCTGTTCGCGCAGTACGAGCCGGGCGACATCCTGCAGGACCACCTCGACGCGACGCTGCCGCTCTACGAGCTCGACGAGCCGCTCGACGTCGTGGTGTGGCCCGAGAACAGCTCCGACCTCGACCCGCTGCGATCCGACTACGCGGCAGCGGCGCTCGACTCGGTGTCGACCCGACTGGGCGCGCCGGTCGTGGTCGGCACGATCACCGCCGACGGCGACGAGACGTTCAACTCGGTGCTGCTGTGGCGGGAGGGCGAGGGCGCGGTCGACCAGTACGACAAGATCCATCCCGTGCCGTTCGCCGAGTACCTGCCCGAGCGCGAGTTCTTCTACCCGCTCGCCCCCGATCTCTTCGACCTCGTGCCGCGCGACTACTCGATCGGCCAGCGCGACACCGTGCTCGAGCTCGACGGAGTGATCGCGGGCGTCGCGATCTGCTACGACATCGTCGACGACGACCTCCTCGCGCGCATGATCGACGAGGGCGCGACGGTGCTCTTCGCGCCGACGAACAACGCCGACTTCGGGCGCACCGACCAGGCCCTGCAGCAGCTCTCGATCGCCCGCCTGCGTGCCATCGAGTCGGGGCGCAGCGTCGTGCAGGCCTCGACGGTCGGCTCGAGCGCGATCATCGCGCCCGACGGGTCGACGATCGACGAGCTGCCCCGCTTCGAGCCGGGCGTCATGGTGCAGGAAGTGCCGCTGAGCGACGTCATCACGCCCGCGCACGCCCTCGGCCGCACCCTCGAGTGGTTCGTCTGCCTGCTCGGCGCCTCGGCCCTCCTGCTCGCCGGCCTCGCGGTGCGCGGCACGCGGGGGCGGCGAGCGTGA
- a CDS encoding glycosyltransferase: MSATGASALVVLPTYNEAESIRGVLARIRVAVPDADVLVVDDASPDGTGAIADELAAADPGVSVLHRPGKAGLGAAYLAGFAIALERGYRFVVEIDADGSHDPAELPAMLALAEREGADLVIGSRWVPGGAVVNWPWLRRAISRSGNAYARWMLRSRVQDLTAGFRVYRAAVLAGLDGSVVSSHGYCFQVELAWRLERAGGRILEHPIAFVERATGRSKMHAGIVAEALWRVTAWGMSARLGHEPLPSTSRV, encoded by the coding sequence GTGAGCGCGACCGGCGCGAGCGCGCTCGTCGTGCTGCCGACGTACAACGAGGCCGAGAGCATCCGCGGCGTTCTCGCGCGCATTCGCGTCGCCGTGCCCGACGCCGACGTGCTCGTCGTCGATGACGCCTCCCCCGACGGCACCGGCGCGATCGCCGACGAGCTCGCCGCCGCCGACCCGGGGGTGAGCGTGCTGCACCGCCCGGGCAAGGCGGGCCTCGGCGCCGCCTACCTCGCGGGCTTCGCGATCGCGCTCGAGCGCGGCTACCGCTTCGTCGTCGAGATCGACGCCGACGGCTCGCACGACCCCGCCGAGCTGCCGGCGATGCTCGCGCTCGCCGAGCGCGAGGGCGCTGACCTGGTCATCGGCTCGCGCTGGGTGCCGGGCGGCGCGGTCGTGAACTGGCCGTGGCTGCGGCGCGCGATCTCGCGCAGCGGCAACGCCTACGCCCGGTGGATGCTGCGCTCGCGCGTGCAGGACCTCACGGCCGGATTCCGCGTCTACCGCGCCGCCGTGCTCGCGGGCCTCGACGGCTCGGTCGTGTCGTCGCACGGCTACTGCTTCCAGGTCGAGCTCGCCTGGCGGCTCGAGCGGGCGGGCGGCCGCATCCTGGAGCACCCGATCGCCTTCGTCGAGCGCGCCACGGGCCGCTCGAAGATGCACGCCGGCATCGTCGCCGAGGCGCTGTGGCGCGTCACCGCGTGGGGCATGAGCGCGCGACTCGGCCACGAACCGCTGCCGTCGACGTCGCGCGTCTGA
- a CDS encoding metal-dependent hydrolase: MALPQHDTLVSYPDGAIASTGTVVHVELLVDGRSAVILDRTALHPVDTAWPDQPADRGELRLADRALPVVDAVMGGVHDGALLLGRDLPVRTGTEGWVFVVAHVIEGEPPGEGEVVEVVVDAELRAALCAGHTACHLASLALDGALADAWTKDAPRDALGHPAFDQLAIVTSRIHEHGSIDTYRIGKSLRRKGFAPAALDALAAVEERANVALATWVAAGGAVRIERDDEVITARRTWVCALPEGEVRIPCGGTHVDDLAVFASLKVALERCEVEGGLELVMTTTATMR; encoded by the coding sequence ATGGCGCTCCCCCAGCACGACACCCTCGTCAGCTACCCCGACGGCGCGATCGCCTCCACCGGCACCGTCGTGCACGTCGAACTCCTCGTGGACGGCCGTTCGGCCGTCATCCTCGACCGCACGGCGCTGCACCCCGTCGATACCGCGTGGCCCGACCAGCCGGCCGACCGCGGAGAGCTGCGCCTGGCCGACCGCGCGCTGCCCGTCGTCGACGCCGTCATGGGCGGCGTGCACGACGGCGCGCTGCTGCTCGGGCGCGACCTGCCGGTGCGCACCGGCACCGAGGGGTGGGTCTTCGTCGTCGCCCACGTCATCGAGGGCGAGCCGCCCGGCGAGGGCGAGGTCGTCGAGGTCGTCGTCGACGCCGAGCTGCGTGCGGCGCTGTGTGCGGGGCACACGGCCTGCCACCTCGCCTCGCTCGCGCTCGACGGCGCGCTCGCCGACGCCTGGACGAAGGATGCCCCGCGCGACGCGCTCGGGCATCCGGCGTTCGACCAGCTCGCGATCGTGACCTCGCGCATCCACGAGCACGGTTCGATCGACACCTACCGCATCGGCAAGTCGCTGCGTCGGAAGGGCTTCGCGCCCGCGGCGCTCGACGCGCTCGCGGCGGTCGAGGAGCGCGCGAACGTCGCGCTCGCGACCTGGGTCGCCGCGGGCGGCGCGGTACGCATCGAACGCGACGACGAGGTGATCACGGCACGCCGGACCTGGGTGTGCGCGCTGCCCGAGGGCGAGGTGCGCATACCCTGCGGCGGCACCCACGTCGATGACCTTGCCGTGTTCGCGAGCCTGAAGGTCGCGCTCGAGCGGTGCGAGGTCGAGGGCGGGCTCGAGCTCGTCATGACGACGACGGCGACGATGCGCTGA
- a CDS encoding RNA polymerase-binding protein RbpA → MADRTLRGMRLGSQSMQSEEGVEFASRQRAQYRTSDGETFEVVFAADAELPETWESPKSGREGVLLSPDGTPVDIEQGEVKAARTHWDMLLERRTIAELEELLEERLQLLRQRRGTDERLGA, encoded by the coding sequence ATGGCCGATCGAACGCTCCGGGGCATGCGCCTCGGCTCGCAGAGCATGCAGAGCGAAGAGGGTGTCGAGTTCGCCTCCCGGCAGCGTGCGCAGTACCGCACGAGCGACGGCGAGACCTTCGAGGTCGTCTTCGCCGCCGACGCGGAACTGCCCGAGACGTGGGAGTCGCCGAAGTCGGGCCGCGAGGGCGTGCTGCTCTCGCCCGACGGCACTCCCGTCGACATCGAGCAGGGTGAGGTCAAGGCCGCGCGCACCCACTGGGACATGCTGCTCGAGCGCCGCACCATCGCCGAGCTGGAAGAGCTGCTCGAGGAGCGCCTGCAGCTGCTGCGCCAGCGCCGCGGCACCGACGAGCGCCTCGGCGCGTAA
- a CDS encoding glycerophosphodiester phosphodiesterase family protein, whose amino-acid sequence MRSEAAEAYFSPALPRVLAHRGLAVDAPENTLLAFAHALAIGVEHLETDVHASRDGVAVIAHDADLDRVAGIPGRVGELTAAELAQVPLGEGQGFPTLAEALEAFPEARFNIDLKSAEAVAPAVDAVRQLRAEHRVLLTSFSERRRAAALRLLPEVATSASAPRFAAALLAARLGAVPLVRAALAGVHAVQMPERALGGETTAPRVLRAFRAAGVEVHVWTVNDPATMGTLLDRGVDGIVTDRADLALEVLRSRT is encoded by the coding sequence GTGCGGTCGGAGGCGGCTGAGGCGTACTTCTCCCCCGCGCTCCCCCGCGTGCTCGCGCACCGGGGGCTCGCGGTCGACGCGCCCGAGAACACCCTCCTGGCCTTCGCGCACGCGCTCGCGATCGGGGTCGAGCATCTCGAGACCGACGTGCATGCGAGCCGCGATGGCGTCGCGGTGATCGCCCACGACGCCGACCTCGATCGCGTCGCGGGCATCCCGGGGCGGGTCGGTGAGCTCACGGCGGCCGAGCTCGCGCAGGTGCCGCTCGGTGAGGGGCAGGGTTTCCCCACGCTCGCCGAGGCGCTCGAGGCCTTCCCGGAGGCGCGCTTCAACATCGACCTCAAGAGCGCGGAGGCGGTCGCGCCCGCGGTCGACGCGGTGCGGCAGCTGCGTGCCGAGCATCGCGTGCTGCTGACGTCGTTCAGCGAACGGCGGCGCGCCGCGGCCCTGCGCCTGCTGCCGGAGGTCGCGACGAGCGCCTCGGCGCCGCGGTTCGCCGCGGCCCTGCTCGCCGCGCGCCTCGGCGCCGTGCCGCTCGTGCGCGCGGCCCTCGCGGGCGTGCACGCGGTGCAGATGCCCGAGCGCGCGCTCGGCGGCGAGACGACCGCTCCCCGCGTGCTGCGGGCCTTCCGCGCCGCGGGCGTCGAGGTGCACGTCTGGACGGTCAACGATCCCGCGACGATGGGCACGCTGCTCGACCGCGGCGTCGACGGCATCGTCACCGACCGCGCGGATCTCGCGCTCGAGGTGCTGCGCTCCCGCACCTAG
- a CDS encoding SPFH domain-containing protein translates to MISLTDFVGQVFTVGLLVVLGIFVVVVILRSIRIVPQAYAGVVERLGRYHKTLQPGLNLLVPFIDRLRPLVDMREQVVSFPPQPVITEDNLVVSIDTVVYFQVTDARAATYEIANYLAAVEQLTVTTLRNVVGGLNLEEALTSRDNINGQLRVVLDEATGKWGIRVNRVELKAIDPPASIQDSMEKQMRAERDRRAAILTAEGTKQSQILEAEGRRQAEILKAEGDAKAQVLRAQAEAEAIQTVFDAIHKGDPDSKLLAYQYLQTLPKLAEGASNKMWIIPSELTEALKGITNGFGLGPSAGRAPGGESRTEPIVPGATS, encoded by the coding sequence GTGATCAGCCTCACCGACTTCGTCGGGCAAGTCTTCACGGTCGGCCTGCTGGTCGTCCTCGGCATCTTCGTCGTCGTCGTCATCCTGCGCTCGATCCGCATCGTGCCGCAGGCGTACGCCGGCGTCGTCGAGCGCCTCGGGCGCTACCACAAGACCCTCCAGCCGGGCCTCAACCTCCTCGTGCCCTTCATCGATCGGCTGCGGCCGCTCGTCGACATGCGCGAGCAGGTCGTGTCGTTCCCGCCGCAGCCCGTGATCACCGAGGACAACCTCGTCGTCTCGATCGACACGGTCGTCTACTTCCAGGTGACGGATGCCCGTGCCGCGACCTACGAGATCGCGAACTACCTCGCCGCCGTCGAGCAGCTCACCGTCACGACGCTGCGCAACGTCGTGGGTGGCCTCAACCTCGAGGAGGCGCTGACGAGCCGCGACAACATCAACGGCCAGCTGCGCGTCGTGCTCGACGAGGCGACGGGCAAGTGGGGCATCCGCGTCAACCGCGTGGAGCTCAAGGCCATCGACCCGCCTGCAAGCATCCAGGACTCGATGGAGAAGCAGATGCGCGCCGAGCGCGACCGCCGCGCGGCGATCCTCACCGCGGAGGGCACCAAGCAGTCGCAGATCCTCGAGGCGGAGGGGCGACGCCAGGCCGAGATCCTCAAGGCCGAGGGCGACGCGAAGGCGCAGGTGCTGCGCGCGCAGGCTGAGGCTGAGGCGATCCAGACCGTCTTCGACGCCATTCACAAGGGCGACCCCGACTCGAAGCTGCTCGCCTACCAGTACCTGCAGACGCTGCCGAAGCTCGCCGAGGGCGCCTCGAACAAGATGTGGATCATCCCGAGCGAGCTCACCGAGGCGCTCAAGGGCATCACGAACGGCTTCGGGCTCGGGCCCTCCGCCGGTCGTGCGCCCGGCGGCGAGTCGCGCACCGAGCCGATCGTGCCGGGGGCGACCTCCTAG
- a CDS encoding NfeD family protein has protein sequence MPDLTQYLWIIWLVFVLVCVIIELLTLEFTFLMIGAGSLIGGLGVNLAGGPWWLQIGAAAIVSALLLFTIRPLLLKTLRRGADERGARTNVDALQGMQGRVTADFSGDTGYVRLANGETWTARLAPEHETTTLREGDRVVVTRIDGATAEVAPHERSTTS, from the coding sequence ATGCCCGACCTCACCCAGTACCTCTGGATCATCTGGCTGGTCTTCGTGCTCGTGTGCGTGATCATCGAGCTGCTGACGCTCGAGTTCACCTTCCTCATGATCGGCGCCGGCAGCCTCATCGGCGGTCTCGGCGTGAACCTCGCCGGCGGCCCGTGGTGGCTGCAGATCGGCGCGGCGGCCATCGTCTCGGCCCTGCTGCTGTTCACGATCAGGCCGCTGCTGCTGAAGACGCTGCGGCGCGGCGCCGATGAGCGCGGCGCGCGCACCAACGTCGACGCCCTGCAGGGCATGCAGGGGCGCGTGACAGCCGATTTCTCCGGCGACACCGGCTACGTGCGGCTCGCCAACGGCGAGACCTGGACGGCCAGGCTCGCCCCCGAGCATGAGACCACCACCCTGCGCGAGGGCGATCGCGTCGTCGTCACGCGCATCGACGGAGCGACCGCCGAGGTCGCCCCGCATGAGAGGAGCACCACGTCGTGA
- a CDS encoding SDR family oxidoreductase has product MNSPLQPGSLAGKTALVTGSSRGIGADTVRYFAAAGANVVINYRSKAPRAEKLLAELEANGTQGLAIGADLTDPASVESMMDAVRERFGALDILVLNASGGMEAGMGEDYALRLNRDAQVNVLTKALPLLHEGSRIVFVTSHQAHFIRTVPTMPEYEPVALSKRAGEDALRDLIPTLEAKGIGFTVVSGDMIEGTITATLLERAAPGAIDARKEAAGKLYNVSEFAAEVAQAAVDPVPADNTRLVGDVSYFTEYPATSGS; this is encoded by the coding sequence GTGAACAGCCCCCTGCAGCCCGGCTCGCTCGCCGGCAAGACCGCCCTCGTCACCGGCTCCTCCCGCGGCATCGGCGCCGACACCGTGCGCTACTTCGCCGCCGCCGGCGCGAACGTCGTCATCAACTACCGCTCGAAGGCGCCGCGGGCTGAGAAGCTGCTCGCCGAGCTCGAGGCGAACGGCACGCAGGGTCTCGCGATCGGCGCCGACCTCACCGACCCCGCTTCCGTCGAATCGATGATGGATGCTGTGCGCGAGCGCTTCGGCGCCCTCGACATCCTCGTGCTCAATGCCTCCGGCGGCATGGAGGCCGGCATGGGCGAGGACTACGCGCTGCGGCTCAACCGCGACGCCCAGGTGAACGTGCTGACGAAGGCGCTGCCGCTGCTGCACGAGGGCTCGCGCATCGTGTTCGTCACCAGCCACCAGGCCCACTTCATCCGCACCGTGCCGACGATGCCCGAGTACGAGCCCGTCGCTCTCTCGAAGCGGGCCGGCGAGGATGCCCTCCGCGACCTCATCCCGACCCTCGAGGCGAAGGGCATCGGGTTCACCGTGGTCTCCGGCGACATGATCGAGGGCACCATCACGGCGACCCTGCTCGAGCGCGCCGCTCCCGGTGCCATCGATGCCCGCAAGGAGGCCGCCGGCAAGCTCTACAACGTGAGCGAGTTCGCCGCCGAGGTCGCCCAGGCCGCCGTCGACCCGGTTCCCGCCGACAACACGCGGCTCGTGGGCGACGTGTCGTACTTCACCGAGTACCCGGCGACGTCGGGCTCCTAG
- a CDS encoding NUDIX domain-containing protein — MAPTPGLRRTSRIVLMDATGAALLFFTAAPDSTRFARWITPGGGVDPGETHEQAAIRELFEETGLVVDTVGEPIWSLDFDVAWDEADHDQGHAEYYLVPCERFDPVSTNWTESEHVDMTRHGWFTADELLRLGEPFEPYDLPRLMRVTAAAL; from the coding sequence GTGGCCCCGACGCCGGGCCTGCGGCGGACATCCCGGATCGTTCTCATGGATGCGACCGGGGCGGCCCTGCTGTTCTTCACGGCCGCACCCGACTCGACGCGTTTCGCCCGCTGGATCACCCCCGGCGGGGGAGTCGACCCGGGGGAGACCCACGAGCAGGCGGCGATCCGCGAACTGTTCGAGGAGACCGGGCTCGTCGTCGACACCGTTGGCGAGCCGATCTGGAGCCTCGACTTCGATGTCGCCTGGGACGAGGCCGACCACGACCAGGGCCACGCCGAGTACTACCTGGTGCCGTGCGAGCGCTTCGATCCGGTGTCGACGAACTGGACCGAGTCGGAGCATGTCGACATGACCCGCCACGGCTGGTTCACGGCCGACGAGCTGCTGCGTCTGGGCGAACCCTTCGAGCCGTACGATCTGCCGCGGCTGATGCGCGTCACAGCGGCCGCTCTCTGA
- a CDS encoding PLDc N-terminal domain-containing protein has translation MAIDGFSILGILLWTIGIGGLAVFWVAALVSISRRSSQMSGLEAVGWYAIVIFAQFFGPLIWFFFGRDRYAPPSAAG, from the coding sequence ATGGCGATCGACGGATTCTCGATTCTGGGCATTCTGCTGTGGACGATCGGAATCGGTGGCCTGGCGGTCTTCTGGGTCGCCGCACTGGTGTCGATCTCGCGACGCTCGTCGCAGATGAGCGGCCTCGAGGCGGTCGGCTGGTACGCGATCGTCATCTTCGCCCAGTTCTTCGGGCCCTTGATCTGGTTCTTCTTCGGCCGCGACCGGTACGCCCCGCCGAGTGCGGCAGGCTGA
- a CDS encoding DUF2087 domain-containing protein — MTTDVNAWRGVIAALANPDARRVLGLLLAERDAAPALESLAPKRRSRVLQQLFEAGLITRDDAPVLRAERFAEILAAVPVERPTGLHRFIVDGRLDHYPSRAADRELVLRYLLDRAAPDIDEVIDERTVTERLADLSDDPVTMRRYLVDAGLLDRAADGSTYRRTDR, encoded by the coding sequence GTGACTACCGACGTGAATGCGTGGCGCGGTGTCATCGCCGCACTCGCCAACCCAGACGCTCGTCGCGTGCTCGGCCTGCTGCTTGCCGAGCGCGACGCCGCTCCCGCGCTCGAGTCGCTCGCGCCGAAGCGCCGCTCCCGAGTACTGCAGCAGTTGTTCGAGGCCGGGCTGATCACCCGCGACGACGCGCCCGTTCTCCGCGCGGAGCGCTTCGCTGAGATCCTCGCCGCCGTTCCTGTGGAACGACCGACCGGGCTCCACCGATTCATCGTGGATGGTCGACTCGACCACTACCCGTCACGAGCTGCCGACCGCGAGCTGGTGCTGCGCTACCTGCTCGACCGGGCAGCACCCGACATCGACGAGGTGATCGACGAGCGCACGGTCACCGAGCGGCTCGCCGACCTCAGCGACGACCCGGTCACGATGCGCCGCTACCTGGTCGACGCCGGGCTGCTCGATCGCGCGGCCGACGGCAGCACGTACCGTCGCACCGATCGCTGA